The region TCTACCTTCTGTTTTATCAACTTATTGAGGTCTTTGAGTTGCTTAGTTATTTGCAAGTATTCATCATAAACTTGGTTGAGGAGATATCTGAGTAAAGGTCTCTGCTCACTGTCATTGATAATATCCCAGATGTTTTGTTCAAAAGCGGTAAAACCTTGTGGGAAAACAAAGCCAAAATCAACCAATAACCCTCGAATTTGATTGGTGCAAGCAATGCGCTGCTTGATTAACCGGTCTCTTATTCGGTGCATCATCAAGACCTCTTGCTGGGCCTCTGACTTAATTGGCACAAAACGAATATTAGGTCTTGAACTTGCTTCAAAGATAGCTAATGCATCGTTACTGTCATTTTTATTCCCGCGAACAAATGGGGTAACATGTTGAGCGGGTATCAACTTAACGTTATGACCAAATTGTAAACCGACACGGCCCCAATAGTGTGATGAATAACAGGCCTCCATAACCACAGTGCAAGCAGGCGTGTTGCATAACAGCTCTTTAAGCTGATTTCTGTTCAGCCGTTTGTTATAGACTTTCTTAGCATCTGCAGTCATTCCAAGTACTTGGAATACATTCTTTGCAAGATCGATAGCAATAGTGGTAACTTTCATAGTGGACGCTCCTTAATGTAACTGAATGGTCGACATCAGTTTGGCGCATTGACGCCGAATTAGGGAGCGTCCATCTCATCAGCCATCGTTAATTGCACTTCCTATAGCTGTGACTAAAATTTAATCATGGTGATGTGATTGGAGTGAGTTATGCCTCGCCCTAGAAGAACGCTAATCAGTATCGAAGACACGCCTTATTATCATTGTTGTAGCCGTGTCGTGCGCCGCGCATATCTCTGTGGTGATGATAAGTACACAGGGAAAAACTATGACCATCGACGTGGTTGGGTTGAGGCGCAAGTGCTTAAATTATCTGACGTCTTTGCGATTGATGTGGCTGCCTATGCGGTGATGAGTAATCATTTGCATATTGTGTTATATATCGATTTAGATAAAGCCAATGTCTGGTCAGATAGGGAGGTGGTAGAACAATGGCATCAATGCTTTAACGGCACAGCACTCACACAAAAATTTGCTCGAGGTGAAGTGATTGATGAGCACCAAGTGAGTCAGTTAAAACATCTTATTGCGACTTACCGCTCACGGCTGAGTGATATTAGCTGGTTTATGCGATGCCTTAATGAGCCGATTGCTAGGCAAGCCAACTTTGAAGATAACTGCACGGGTCATTTCTGGGAAGGACGGTTTAAATCTCAAGCGCTTTTGGATGAAGCGGCAGTGCTGGCTTGTATGGCCTACGTTGAACTTAATCCTATTCGGGCTAAGATGGCCAATACGCCAGAGAATTCAGACTACACCAGCCTTCAATTGCGAGTCAACGCGGCAATCAATGGAAAGCAGCCTACCAGATTACTTCCCTTTATTGGGAATGAACGACTTAATCAACCCAAAGGCATAAACTTCGCGCTGAAAGACTATCTTGAATTAATTGATGAAACAGGTCGTATTATTCGAGATGATAAACGCGGGGCAATCTCAGCCAATGCAGATAAGATATTAACGAGGTTAAACATTCCTGCTGAAAATTGGCTCAAAATCACCACAGAGTTTGGGCACCTATTTCATGGGCCAGTAGGGACACTGCAAGAGCTAAGTCGCTACTGTGAACACTTAAATAAAAGACGACGGCATTTTTCTACGAGTTGTGAGTATCTGAAAGTAGGCTAGGCGCTGGATTTACGTAATTAGTGCAACAGAGCTCTAATATACCTCCAATAGAATCTTCCTCAGTTTATCAACAGAGCAAATACTCCTTGCCTGAAAATCAACTTTTTACGACAAAAAGCATCATTTTGTTAAGAGCACTCGGTTATATGAGCTTAACATTCCTTCCTTTCATGAGTTGATATTTGCAGAACGTTGAAGGCTCGCGGGGATGTCGGTATGTTATTGATTAATAATGGCTGGCTATGATTTTTATGGCTATGATTTTTATGACGTGCTTCAGTCAATTTTTCTACGGCAGCGGCGATTTTATCCTGCTGCCCCACCACATCAAGGCCATCTTGGCGGTATCCGCCTGATTGAACTCCCCTGCTAACCGACCGATGAAGGCCAGTGTTATGAGTTAACAATTCTCAACAAAGGCAGCTAAATCAAGACAGGCATAGTTAATTGATAAAGTTATGCCTGTCCCATCTCTTTTGTTATCCCACCTTTTCCCCTTTGGGGGCGAGGGTAGACTATAATCATTTTCTAATATTGATTCATCCGAAATTTTATACCCTTTATCAATGTTCTCTTTAGCACAAAGATACAAAATATAGTTTACTGAATCCTGCGCACCATACGGATGAAATTTGAAATCAGCGGAGCAATATCCAACAATATTTCGATCTCTGCTTAACACATCAAGTCTTCCTTCAGCGCACCCGATTAAAAGTGGGAGTAAAGATACCAAGCCATAATGCTTCATGCTATTTCCTTTTTTACATAATGCCACGATAAGAATCGGTTAATAATCAACCGGAATGTTTAGCAAAGCAGAGCTCCATCCACAGCGATTTGATTATGTTGAATAGCTTATGATGTTAATATGGGGCACATTTTTCTTCATAATGTTCATCATTAAAATTGTATATTATCTGAGGGATATTTATGTTCATATTGTTATCAATTAAAACTTGCAATAGACGGCCTCTTTCACTCCAACATAAGTAACCATTAATTATTTCACACCATTCCCAATCTTCCAATGAGACAGTCTCTGTAAAAGTCTCTGTTACTGTTACAATTTTATGATTCTCCCAAAAACGTCCTTTACCTTCTAAACAACGATCACCAGTTGAATCAACCACCTTAATTAAACTAGCCTCGTTATTCAACTGTTTCATATAAGTTGATAGGCCTTTACTTGAACTATCGAGCAACCACCCATCATTTATTAACCTTGCTTCGTAAATGCCATGCTTTAAAATTTGAGCATTCCTAGGAGTAGACTTTAATTCGTTACTTATAAACTTGCTATAACTATCACTACCGTCAAGCAGCATATACTGTTTATTATTTACAAATAAACCACCACCCCAACCTCCAACATTTCGCCAAAAAGATATAGCTTTAATCCAAGGAGAATATGAAATAACCGTGTACCCTTCTCCCTTCTTATTAGCTGAATAAATGAAATATTTTCCATCAGGTGATATGTCACTAAAATATTCGTAAATACGGCCTTTTAGCCATTGGCTCAGTGAAATTTTATTTGTTTTAACGTTCCAACCGTACACCGCTACTTTTGATGCAGAAGCACGCCGAATAACAAGAGCATTTTCACTATTAGAAGGAACTAGAACAAAAACCCTCGGAGGGAATGCTTCAAATTTACTCATCGAATAATACTACCTTTCTAGGAAAAAACATAATGTTCTGCTAACAGACTAAATATAATCAGTTAGAATAATTGATGAAGAAGTGAAAACCAACTGCTATGAGTCCTTTTGAATGACTTACTTGAGCCAATAAACTTTTAAGCACAAAAT is a window of Shewanella sp. VB17 DNA encoding:
- a CDS encoding IS110 family transposase gives rise to the protein MKVTTIAIDLAKNVFQVLGMTADAKKVYNKRLNRNQLKELLCNTPACTVVMEACYSSHYWGRVGLQFGHNVKLIPAQHVTPFVRGNKNDSNDALAIFEASSRPNIRFVPIKSEAQQEVLMMHRIRDRLIKQRIACTNQIRGLLVDFGFVFPQGFTAFEQNIWDIINDSEQRPLLRYLLNQVYDEYLQITKQLKDLNKLIKQKVEQTETGPILLSIPGIGHVIASAFEACIDKGQAFNGPKELAVWLGLTPRQYASGNKSQIYGITKRGDSYLRKQLIHGARTVVSHAHKKDDALNQWITQLKTRIGFNKATVATAHKLARLM
- a CDS encoding transposase, with protein sequence MPRPRRTLISIEDTPYYHCCSRVVRRAYLCGDDKYTGKNYDHRRGWVEAQVLKLSDVFAIDVAAYAVMSNHLHIVLYIDLDKANVWSDREVVEQWHQCFNGTALTQKFARGEVIDEHQVSQLKHLIATYRSRLSDISWFMRCLNEPIARQANFEDNCTGHFWEGRFKSQALLDEAAVLACMAYVELNPIRAKMANTPENSDYTSLQLRVNAAINGKQPTRLLPFIGNERLNQPKGINFALKDYLELIDETGRIIRDDKRGAISANADKILTRLNIPAENWLKITTEFGHLFHGPVGTLQELSRYCEHLNKRRRHFSTSCEYLKVG